From Sediminibacterium sp. TEGAF015, a single genomic window includes:
- a CDS encoding DNA topoisomerase IV subunit B, with translation MAEDKNLVKYDEDSIRSLDWKEHIRLRPGMYIGKLGDGSAADDGVYVLIKEVIDNCIDEYTMGHGKQVELTIEGKMVTVRDYGRGIPLGKVVDVVSKINTGAKYDSKAFQKSVGLNGVGTKAVNALSSHFSVTSFREGKAKTAEFEKGVLVKDHKETKTDEPNGTLVQFTPDDSVFRNFHFIHEYLDNQLWNYCYLNAGLAMHFNGKKYVSKNGLLDLLQRKTNPDELRYPIIHLKGDDIEIAISHNNDYGEDIFSFVNGQYTTQGGTHQQAFREAYVKVVRDFYKKDYDASDIRTSIVAAVSVRVQEPVFESQTKTKLGSQNVSEGGQSMKSFVLDFLAKELDNFLHRNPATADALKKRIEQNERERKELAGIKKLANERAKKANLHNKKLRDCRVHLNDELPAKNKEAFIALQKDTTIFITEGDSASGSITKSRNVDTQAVFSLRGKPLNSFGETKKVVYQNEEFNLLQHALNIEDGLEGLRYNNIVIATDADVDGMHIRLLLMTFFLQFFPDLVKKGHVYILETPLFRVRNKQETIYCYDESEKQAATAKLGNKPEITRFKGLGEISPEEFGRFIGRDMRLQPVILEQGDHIQDFLEYYMGKNTMERQEFIINNLRVELDLVD, from the coding sequence ATATGACGAGGATAGCATCCGGTCGCTGGATTGGAAAGAGCATATTCGGCTTCGTCCGGGTATGTATATTGGAAAATTAGGGGATGGTTCTGCAGCAGACGATGGGGTATATGTATTAATCAAGGAAGTGATTGACAACTGTATTGATGAATACACCATGGGACATGGGAAGCAGGTTGAATTGACCATTGAAGGTAAAATGGTTACAGTAAGAGATTATGGTCGCGGAATTCCTTTAGGCAAAGTGGTGGATGTGGTAAGTAAAATTAATACCGGTGCCAAATACGATAGCAAAGCATTTCAGAAGAGTGTGGGATTGAATGGAGTAGGTACCAAAGCAGTGAATGCCCTGAGCAGTCATTTCTCGGTTACTTCTTTCCGAGAAGGAAAAGCCAAAACGGCTGAATTTGAAAAAGGGGTTCTGGTTAAAGATCACAAAGAAACCAAAACGGATGAGCCCAATGGAACCCTGGTTCAGTTTACTCCCGATGATTCTGTATTCAGGAATTTCCATTTTATTCATGAGTACCTCGATAATCAGTTATGGAACTACTGTTATTTGAATGCTGGGCTTGCCATGCATTTCAATGGCAAAAAATACGTGAGTAAAAACGGATTGCTCGATTTATTACAACGAAAGACCAATCCCGATGAATTACGTTATCCCATTATACATTTAAAAGGAGATGATATTGAAATTGCCATTTCGCATAATAACGATTACGGGGAAGATATTTTTTCCTTTGTAAACGGTCAATATACTACACAGGGCGGAACGCATCAACAAGCATTTCGCGAAGCATATGTAAAAGTAGTCAGGGATTTTTATAAAAAAGATTACGATGCTTCAGATATCAGAACCAGCATTGTTGCTGCAGTCTCTGTAAGAGTGCAGGAGCCTGTTTTTGAAAGCCAGACCAAGACCAAGCTGGGCTCTCAGAATGTATCTGAAGGCGGACAAAGTATGAAGTCTTTTGTGTTGGATTTTTTAGCCAAAGAGCTAGATAATTTCCTGCATAGAAATCCGGCTACTGCTGATGCTTTAAAAAAGAGGATTGAACAGAATGAAAGGGAAAGAAAGGAACTGGCTGGTATTAAAAAGTTGGCCAATGAAAGAGCTAAAAAAGCCAATCTGCATAACAAAAAGCTGAGAGATTGTAGGGTGCACCTAAATGATGAATTGCCTGCCAAGAATAAAGAAGCATTTATTGCACTGCAAAAAGATACGACCATATTTATTACTGAGGGTGATAGTGCCAGCGGTAGTATTACTAAAAGCAGAAATGTAGATACGCAGGCAGTATTTAGCTTGCGAGGTAAGCCTCTGAATTCATTTGGCGAAACCAAAAAAGTGGTTTACCAAAACGAGGAGTTTAATCTACTGCAACATGCTTTGAATATTGAAGATGGATTGGAAGGGCTACGTTATAACAATATCGTGATTGCAACCGATGCTGATGTGGATGGGATGCATATACGATTATTGCTAATGACTTTCTTTCTGCAGTTCTTCCCTGATCTGGTTAAAAAGGGACATGTTTATATTTTAGAAACACCTTTGTTCCGGGTAAGAAATAAACAGGAGACCATCTATTGTTATGATGAATCAGAAAAACAGGCTGCAACAGCGAAATTGGGGAACAAGCCTGAGATTACGCGATTCAAGGGATTGGGTGAAATTTCTCCGGAAGAGTTTGGTCGTTTCATCGGAAGGGATATGCGCCTGCAACCGGTAATTTTAGAACAGGGAGATCATATACAGGACTTCCTGGAATATTATATGGGTAAGAATACCATGGAAAGACAAGAGTTCATTATTAACAATTTAAGAGTTGAACTTGATTTAGTTGACTAA
- a CDS encoding DUF1835 domain-containing protein: protein MIHIVFEAANVKVLQLAMELDESLLGEVLEIKDDFAVGPIEDLYATEGYQQRRDWWKEVLENSPYENQLDLVDDKMTVHQLMKQMEEDDAHELWIWMGQNAHDVCGYYWLMSQLANFAGRIQVLYLNNLPFFNEKGNIFYPTHLHEIQPREFMKAKKLARPITLSEFEVDPDEWKKTMRENALVRFLEGGKKIVGKEVQFFDKYLLAQIGKDAQKLTKIISSAQSKMPVQTGDAFLVWRLKCLANEGKLTVQGDWAKGWKEITLQLVAA from the coding sequence ATGATTCATATTGTATTTGAAGCGGCTAATGTAAAAGTACTGCAGTTAGCCATGGAACTGGATGAAAGTTTGCTGGGGGAAGTGTTGGAAATCAAAGATGATTTTGCTGTAGGACCCATTGAAGATCTTTACGCTACGGAAGGGTATCAGCAAAGAAGAGATTGGTGGAAAGAAGTACTGGAAAATTCACCATACGAAAATCAACTGGACCTGGTAGATGATAAAATGACAGTACACCAATTGATGAAGCAAATGGAAGAAGATGATGCGCATGAATTATGGATATGGATGGGGCAAAATGCACACGATGTTTGCGGTTATTACTGGTTAATGAGTCAGTTAGCCAATTTTGCAGGTCGAATTCAAGTTTTGTATTTGAATAATCTACCATTCTTTAATGAGAAAGGAAATATATTTTATCCTACACACTTACATGAAATACAGCCGAGGGAATTTATGAAGGCCAAAAAACTGGCAAGACCAATTACCTTAAGTGAATTTGAAGTTGACCCGGATGAGTGGAAAAAAACAATGCGAGAAAATGCATTGGTGCGTTTTTTAGAAGGGGGTAAAAAAATTGTAGGTAAAGAAGTTCAGTTTTTTGATAAATATTTATTGGCTCAGATAGGAAAAGATGCACAGAAACTAACAAAAATTATTTCTAGTGCGCAAAGTAAAATGCCCGTTCAGACAGGGGATGCTTTTTTGGTATGGCGTTTAAAATGTCTTGCGAATGAAGGAAAGCTGACTGTTCAGGGTGATTGGGCAAAGGGCTGGAAGGAAATTACCCTGCAACTTGTAGCTGCATAG
- a CDS encoding DNA gyrase/topoisomerase IV subunit A: MAKEKIDRRVFENETGVQGQYKNWFLEYASYVILERAVPALEDGLKPVQRRILHSMKEMDDGRFNKVANIIGQSMQYHPHGDASIGDALVNLGQKDLLIETQGNWGDVRTGDSAAASRYIEARLSKFALEVAFNAKTTEWQLSYDGRKNEPVHLPMKFPLLLAQGADGIAVGLSTKILPHNFCELIDAAIKHLKGRKFELYPDFQTGGMIDVSAYNEGKRGGKVRVRAHIEELDKKTLVIRDVPYGVTTTQLMESITKANEQGKIKIKKVTDVTAKEVEIHIDLATGISPDITIDALYAFTDCEVSISPNACVIEAHKPRFMGVQELLKSSVDLTKGLLKKELEIKLAELEDKWHYTSLEKIFFEEKIYKELEQKHATWEEVIAAIDKGFGPFKKKLKRPIEREDILKLTEKPVRRIYRLDINELNNQIKNIEADIQQVNHDLEHLTDFAIAYYDNLLKKFGKGRERKTEIKEFDTIQVKHVAIANTKLYINRAEGFIGTGLKKDEFLCECSDYDDIIAFTKSGIMKVIKVSDKTFIGKDIIHAAIFVKSDERTTYNMIYLDGKSGVSYAKRFNVTGVTRDKEYDLTKGTEKSKVHYLSANPNGEAEVLKIILSPNCTARIKELDFYFEELEIKGRGSMGNQVTKYPVKTVKLKEAGKSTLAGRKLWFDDKFGRLNTEEKGQYLGIFEDERILVIYQDGSYELTDTEITQRFEPEKVALIEQFNPDKTITAVYLDAEKGQYNIKRFKIETSTLKTQFTFIKEGKDNRLEAVTTEAEPILVVQTGRGQQVRKAKFKVAKMVEVMGWKAVGAKLTDFNKSIEMEWEIRPPADTAQTELF; the protein is encoded by the coding sequence ATGGCAAAAGAGAAAATAGACAGAAGGGTTTTTGAAAATGAAACCGGGGTTCAGGGACAATATAAAAACTGGTTCCTTGAGTATGCATCGTATGTAATACTAGAGAGGGCAGTGCCTGCATTGGAAGATGGATTGAAGCCGGTGCAGAGAAGGATTCTTCATTCCATGAAAGAAATGGACGACGGAAGATTCAATAAAGTCGCCAATATTATTGGACAAAGCATGCAGTATCATCCGCACGGTGATGCCAGTATCGGGGATGCCTTAGTCAATCTGGGTCAAAAAGATTTGCTAATTGAGACCCAGGGTAACTGGGGTGATGTAAGAACAGGGGATTCAGCGGCAGCTTCCAGGTATATAGAAGCCCGTTTGTCCAAATTTGCACTGGAAGTAGCTTTTAATGCAAAGACAACAGAATGGCAACTAAGTTATGATGGAAGAAAGAACGAGCCGGTTCATCTTCCGATGAAGTTTCCTTTGTTGCTTGCACAGGGAGCAGATGGTATTGCGGTTGGTTTATCTACCAAGATATTGCCACATAATTTCTGTGAACTGATAGATGCTGCTATCAAACATTTAAAAGGAAGAAAATTTGAATTGTACCCGGATTTTCAGACCGGGGGCATGATTGATGTTTCTGCTTACAATGAAGGCAAGCGCGGTGGTAAAGTTCGTGTAAGAGCGCATATTGAAGAACTGGATAAGAAAACATTGGTCATCAGGGATGTGCCATACGGCGTAACGACTACCCAGTTAATGGAGAGCATTACCAAAGCGAATGAACAGGGGAAAATCAAGATTAAAAAAGTTACAGATGTAACCGCCAAAGAAGTTGAAATTCATATTGATCTAGCAACCGGTATTTCTCCGGATATAACCATAGATGCCTTGTATGCATTCACAGATTGTGAAGTGAGCATTTCTCCGAATGCCTGTGTAATTGAAGCGCACAAGCCTCGCTTTATGGGTGTTCAGGAATTACTCAAGTCTTCTGTTGATCTTACCAAAGGACTTCTAAAGAAGGAGTTAGAAATTAAACTAGCAGAATTAGAAGACAAATGGCACTATACTTCTCTGGAAAAAATATTCTTTGAAGAGAAAATCTACAAGGAACTGGAACAAAAACATGCTACCTGGGAAGAAGTAATTGCTGCAATAGATAAAGGATTTGGACCATTTAAGAAAAAACTGAAAAGGCCGATTGAACGTGAAGATATTTTAAAGCTGACTGAAAAACCAGTAAGAAGAATTTATCGTCTCGATATCAATGAATTGAACAATCAAATAAAAAATATTGAAGCAGATATTCAGCAGGTTAACCACGATTTGGAACACCTGACCGATTTTGCTATTGCCTACTACGACAATCTTTTAAAGAAATTTGGTAAGGGCAGGGAAAGAAAGACAGAAATAAAAGAATTTGATACCATTCAGGTAAAGCATGTTGCCATTGCCAATACTAAATTGTATATCAATAGGGCAGAAGGATTTATTGGTACTGGTTTAAAGAAAGATGAATTTTTATGTGAGTGTTCTGATTACGACGATATCATCGCTTTCACCAAATCGGGTATCATGAAAGTGATTAAAGTTTCCGATAAAACCTTTATTGGGAAAGACATTATTCATGCGGCCATATTCGTAAAAAGTGATGAGCGAACTACTTACAACATGATATACCTGGATGGCAAGTCTGGGGTGAGTTATGCAAAACGATTTAATGTTACAGGGGTTACGCGAGATAAAGAATACGATTTAACCAAGGGAACAGAAAAAAGCAAAGTACATTATTTGTCTGCCAATCCAAATGGCGAAGCGGAAGTGTTGAAGATCATACTGAGTCCGAATTGTACTGCTCGTATTAAGGAATTGGATTTCTATTTTGAAGAGCTGGAAATTAAGGGAAGGGGCAGTATGGGTAATCAGGTGACCAAGTATCCTGTGAAAACCGTTAAACTGAAAGAAGCAGGCAAGAGTACCTTGGCCGGAAGAAAACTCTGGTTTGATGATAAGTTTGGTAGACTCAATACAGAAGAGAAAGGTCAGTATCTTGGCATATTTGAAGATGAACGAATTCTCGTGATTTATCAGGATGGTTCCTATGAATTAACCGATACTGAGATTACGCAACGATTTGAACCCGAAAAAGTAGCTTTAATTGAACAGTTTAATCCCGATAAAACAATTACTGCTGTTTACCTTGATGCAGAAAAAGGGCAATACAATATCAAGCGTTTTAAAATTGAAACCAGCACACTGAAAACACAATTTACCTTTATTAAAGAAGGGAAGGACAATCGACTGGAAGCAGTTACCACAGAGGCAGAACCGATTCTGGTAGTGCAAACCGGCAGGGGGCAGCAGGTACGCAAAGCCAAATTTAAAGTGGCCAAAATGGTAGAAGTGATGGGGTGGAAAGCAGTTGGAGCCAAGCTAACCGATTTTAATAAGAGCATAGAAATGGAGTGGGAAATAAGACCCCCTGCAGATACAGCGCAAACCGAATTATTTTAA